The nucleotide sequence TCCTATATGGTTCCAAATATCACTATAAAGCTTGAAGATTCAAAGCTAAAAATTAACTAATTAATCATCATACGTTTCACGACTTTCTTGTCAAAGATAATGATTCAATAGACAACTCAATATGATTTCTTGTCAAAGATAATGATTCAATATTAGAACATAATTTAGTAAGATCAAAGCCAAGCTTGCCAACAACAAAATCTTAAATGTTTAAGTTACCAATCATTTGTGGTTTAAACACAAAGCAAGATGATACCAATCCTTAGCCCATGCTTAGCTTGTCTCACATAACAATGCCAAGGTGGGTTTGGTGTCCTCCCATTGATATTAGCTTTAATCTAATTAACTCATACAAAGGTTAGAACATGTGGGACATGTCCCAATTCACGCTTGTTGAATAGAGTAATATTAGATTCCGATCACAGGATCTTCTTTTATGCTTTCTTAGTCCTTTTTAATCTATTAATAATTGGAGTTGGTCAAGTCATCCCCCCATGCTTGCCCTAATGATAGGAGGAGGTAGAGCTCTTGACCAAGAGAGCCCTAGTGATTCATTGCTGATGATATAAATATTAAGGGATCTAGGCTTAGCTAGGGTGGTGAATTCAAACATGAACCAATCTAATTCATGCAAATAAATCGGGATTTTATTAAGCGTAGCACATTACttgtattatttatttataatgtcAAACTTGATCGTCGATCGTCGTTTTTTAGCACGCATAAAAATTAATGATTCGTTCAACGTAAAGATAATTTTGGATATAGAGAAATTATCCTATATATAGTTtgaattatcaaaaaaatatttactttttatttatagtttgggTATCATCAAGGTTTATGCTTGACTCGTCCTTCAAATCTACATGTAAAGATGCATTGTATTGTAATGAGCTAACAAACAAAATTAGCTAAGTTTATGATAGAAATGATGTTATTGAACATGTGAATCTCATTGTATAATTAGCTAATAATTAGGTCTACCATGTTTTTTGTGCAAAGAAGTGTGATTAATTTGGAGTAGAGATTCCAATAAAACCAAAAAATGCATAAACATGTGTGTTTTGGATGTGTAATCTCCATGCAACTTGAAGACCACAAAGCTCATTAAATCATCCTTATCGGTTTAGGAGTCTTAGTTAAAATAAGAATCATCGTAAATCCTTTATGAATAACGAGCTAATGTATTACTCGATACAACAAAATGAAAAGATAGAGAGGTCAACAAAtccaaaaaatcaaaaaaatataaattataattataaataaagatcgtAAATTTTGAAGGGTCTCTATTCTTCTCTCGTATATTTTTCCGATGATTCGAAGACAAAAATAAAAGGTGGAAAAAATAAAGCCAACTTtgaattatcaaaaaaatatttattttttatttagatatattCTGATATGATAAAGTAAATTTGGTTGGGTATAATCAAAGTTTCATTAGTGATCGACTCTTTCGAGTATTTTATACGTTAACGACGCCGGTGTTATGGCCGAAGATTGTGATCCTTGAGATGTCAACCCAAATTATGTGAGTATTTTACCGCTATACTCCATTGAAATGAAGCTTAATGGATGCATTATATAAGCTAGATTCTTAATCTACCAAGCTAATACGCCACCATCGATTCTTGTATATGCTATGGGCGAAGCACAAGTCCTCAACTTGCGTGCCGTATCCGTCACCTGTACACAAGTACTTCGTCGTCTTCGGTGTACCATTTCTATTCGTCCGTACTCGTCGAGTCGATGTCACCGATGGCTTCTTCGAACACGGCGGCAAATGTTTTCCCGTTCAAACTATGCGATGCGTGTGAGAATAGAAGAAGGAAAATGATAGTTTTGTTGGAATTTAATGATAGAGCACAAATAAGAAATACAAAAAGGCTATAAGATAtcgcttttttttcttttttttttgaagaaaatATTGACGAATAATCGATTttgtctaataagaaaatttagatCTTAGACATCTAATTTTAATTTAGATGTCTAGTGATAAGATATGTTTTGCCTCGTCGACACGTGATGCCATATGCCACAACAGAACTAGTACCCCAAGATACTGTTCGACATGTCTGGTCCTGGCAATCCCGGGATGACAACGCCCCGCACACCAGGCCGAAATTCGTACTAATATCATGCTATGTCCACCACGCCAATCCACGTACGACTGACCCTCTCATGTCAATATAAAGACCTCTATCTCAGCTTCcaaaaaaggaggaggagaaaagtaaTTCCGCCcacaactgacttgctcgtcggagggaccaaagtcgggaatcacccgatgAAAGCCTTTTTTACAGGGAAGCGGTCACCCTTGAGCCACGAGCGCCTGGACTCGAAAATTGCCATCCAATGAACGAGGGCGAGCTGTCACCTATCCCGGGAACGGAGAGATGCAGCTCGATGCAGACGACGCTCGAACCAAGAAACTCTGACCAACACCTCGTCGCGAAGGCCCGATCTACCTCGGCGTCCAACTCAGTCGACAAAGAACTCCTGACATCGACCCGTGAACCTAGccatgctgactcaccagccacgacaTATTTATTCGTCGCATAtaagatcattttatttaagagaggaggaagaggagaccgACTTCCCTcaagtgattaatgctttgtttgATGTGTGCGTGCCATCACATATAATTCCCCCATTTCATATAACCATATTTACGTGTACATTTACTAGTTTTGTAGCGTTCAGACTAAGAAAACGATGGGAAGGTGAtggccgacgacgacgacgacgacgacaagcAAGCGCGTGAGCGAGAACATCAAACATTCACCGGTGGAGGAACTCTGCCTCTGACGTATTGACTTCATCAAGAAGGATCAGCAGAAGGGGGCCCCATCATCTCACCTGTGTTCATCATCTGTTTCTTCCCATCAATGGGCGGGACCATGCTTTCCTCCCCTCCCCCATTATGAGACGACGTTGGAGATTAGGGTAAACCCTGTGCTCCATGGATGCAGCTTTAGCGAGTGGCCACTATTAATGACGCCGTTGACTGTCATGCAACACTCCATCATCACATTCAATGACCGCAGCATTTCTTATTGTTCTCAGCGTGGAAGAACAGGAGGCCTTGTCATCATCCATTCCCGGTCTTGATCGGCTCCATCCTTAACCCACAATTCACGCCTCCCCTCGTCACCCTCTCGGTACATATCTCGAAAGGAAGAGCCAGTGTTTCTGCTGCTGTGCCGGCGACCAGAACGGCGACCTCTTCCATGCGCTTTTAATGACGTATAAAGCTCGCCATCGACTCCCGCCGCTGGGTTATGCCTCCTTCGGCTGCTCCACGATGACCCACTCGTCCCATCAAACCCATGCTGTGTTTCTCTTCTTTGCGCTTTCGTTGCTGTGTGTCGCTACAGGCGCTGATGGGTGCAACCGGACCTGCGGCTCCGGCCCTGCCGTCCCCTACCCCTTCGGCTTCTCCGCCGGGTGTCCGATTCGTCTTAACTGCTCCCAAGACGGCGCGAGATTCCTCGGCGAGTTTCGCGTTCGGAACATCACAACCGACGCCGTGCACTTGGACGTGCCGCCGGTCTGCGACCGCTTCATCCACCGCGCCACCGCCGGGCTCTTCGGGGCCAACTACGCCATGACGGCGAGCAACGCGCTTTTCCTTCGCAACTGCACGTCCAAAACCGGATCCGAGTGTAGCATCTCCACCGATATCATCGCCAAGCGGATGAAGCTGACCAGCTGCGGGCCCAAGGACGACGACATCAGCTGCTACTCCAGCGGGAGGACGGACGGGTTCCTATCCGACGCCAACTTCACGGCAGCCGCCACTAACTGCCGGCTCCTGTACACCTCGGTGAGGTACGGCGAGGACGCCTCCTCCGACCAACCGTCGCTCGTATTCGGGTCCGCGGAGATCGGGTGGTGGCTCAACGGGGAGTGCCGGTGCGCGGCCAACGCCACCTGCAAGCGCGTGGACGTGCCGGTCGACACCCAGAATAGCTCCAAGAAAGGGTTCAGGTGCAGCTGCCACGAGGGGTTCATCGGCGACGGCTTCGCCGAGGGCGAGCGTTGCCGGAGAGGTTAGTCCCATGTCCTCCTCAGCCATCACCCGGTCCCCCACGCTCGTCTTCTCATCGACGAGCAGTTCTCATGCTAGATTAAGCGACCCAACATGATCTCATTAGGTAGCCGGATTTGCTCGATGCTCAAATCCAACGCCAGGTGGTGGCGGCCGACGAAACATAGCTTTCGGAAGATGGTCCCCGAGAAGGTGGCGGTCGCCGGAGTCTTCCGCTATTGACAGGAAACCATGTTGCCGATGATtaggtggtttgattggttttcgTTGCTTGTGATCATTAACTCCTAAGAAGAAGACAACCTTCGGTGATAGGATAGGGGCCTCCTCCAATAGTGGTAGTGACGGAGACACGGAAAGAAGCGACAATGATAAGAGTACTGCCGCCTGATGAAACCATAAGATGTCAACCATACGAATGTCATTGGAGATCTGAAATCATGGCATACAATAATTCATGCTTTGAGATCGGCACACATTGCTTTGAGATCCGCACATGATATTAGTTTCGAATTAAGATATGATTTCAATCTTAAATTGCTAGTTGATAAGAGTAGAAAGATTAGATTgttgattccctctttttgactcTTGGGCAGATGCTGCATCGATAAGCTCCATTCCCGGTGGCAAAGCTGGTGCCATTGTTGGAGGTAAGAGCTTTCTTGCATTAATGCTTCATAGGGATCATGATAGACTTTTTAGCAATGCCCACAACTGATGCTGGCTCTGCTCTGGCATCGCAGGGGCCGTGGCTGGAGCCGCTCTTGCTCTTGGATTGGCACTGCTCTGCTACCTCGTCAGACGCCGGGGGATCGTCTCCGAAGTGGAGGAATCCGGCACCCGACGCCTGCTCGACGAGACATCCTGCACCGTCGCCGTCTACTCCCACAAGGAGGTCGAACGTGCCACCGGCAACTTCTCCGATGCGTACAAGCTCGGTGCCGGCGCCTACGCCACCGTGTACATGGGACGGTTCTCCAACACCGGCCTCGTCGCCATCAAGAGGCTCAAACACCCTGACACCGACAACATCGAACATGTCATCAACGAGATCAAGCTCGTCTCCTCCGTCAGCCACCCCAACCTCGTCCACCTCTTGGGCTGCTGCATCGACAGCGGCGAGCACATACTCGTCTACGAGTTCATGCCCAACGGCACCCTGTCGCAGCACCTCCACCGCGAGCGGGGCAACGGCCTGTCATGGTCCGCCCGGGTCTCCATCGCCACCGAGACCGCCAGGGCCATCGCGTACCTCCACACCGCCGTGCACCCGCCCATCTACCACCGGGACATCAAGTCCAGCAACATCCTGTTGGACTACGACCTTCGGCCCAAGCTGGCGGACTTCGGACTCTCGAGGGTCGGCATCGTCGAGTCGTCCCACATCTCGACCGCGCCGCAGGGGACGCCGGGCTACGTCGACCCGCAGTACCACCAGAACTTCCACCTCTCGGACAAGAGCGACGTGTACAGCTACGGAGTGGTGCTGGTGGAGATGATCACGGCGATGAAGGTGGTGGACTTCCGTCGAGCAGCGAGCGAGGTGAACCTGGCGTCGCTCGCGGCCGACAAGATCGGGAAGGGGCTGGTGGAGGACATCGTAGACCTGATTATCAAAGAGAATTGGAACGGTCAGACCAGGGCTTCGGTGCAGAAGGTGGCGGAGCTCGCTTTCCGGTGCCTGGCGTTCCACAGGGACGCGAGGCCGTCGATGGCGGAGGTCGCAGAAGAGCTGGAAAAGATCATGATGGAGGAGTGTCGCCCAGCTCAACCTGAAGGATCGGAGGAGCAACATGATGAGCCACAGAGTAGGAGGTCGGCGGCGGAGAGCGTAGTGGTGGAGAAACCCCAGGCAGTGTCCCCAGTTTCAGTGCAGGATCAATGGACCAGTGAGCGTAGCTCTTCTCCTTGTTCCTCCTCCTCTGTTGCCTCCTCGAGAAATCTTAATCGTGGAATCTAATGTGCAGTAGAATCCCTTTGTAGGCTAAAAGCTGTTGATACTTTGCATCGAGTACAACCAAGTTTTCCTTACTATTCTTGTAACTGAAGTGTTTGCCGAAATGGTATGTCGATTACGCATCCTTCAAAAGGTGGCTCTTTTGAGTGAGGTGAGCTTCACCAAGGAGCCGAGCGGCGAAGCGCCAACCTCGATCTCGAAGGAGTCGTAGCGCAGGAAGAGCTCCACCACCAGCAATCGCGCCACCGTCACCACGAAGTCCTTCCCGGCGCACTGCTTGTTCTCCGTGGTCGGTCCCTCCGTCTCCGGCCCGTTAGACCACAGCACGTGACGCAGCAGCGCCGCCCCCTCGGCTCCCACGAATCGGTCCGCCACGAACTCCTCCGCACGCTCGAACACCCGTGGGTCCCTCGTCGCGAACGGCTGGTACCCGAACAGCACCTCCCCAGCACGCACCTCGAACCGGCCGTCGTGGCTCGCCACCACCATGTCCCGCTTCGCCCGCCCGTACTGCAGAGGCATGGGGGGTTCCACCCGCAGCGCCTCGTACACCACCGACCGagtcagcggcatcgccgcctccACCGCCCGCACCGTCACCTCCCCGTTGCCCGTCCCACGCACCGCCGACCGGACCTCCTCCGCGATCCGACCGTGGAGTCGCGCCCCGGCCCGGCCGATCCACTTGATCAGGCTCGGGAACAGGACCTTCATGCCGCTGAAGGCGTTGAAGCAGGTGGCGAACATAACGTTGTGGAGCGCCTCCTCCCTCGAGACCCCGAACCGCTTCGCCTCGTCCAGGAACGGCCCAGCTGACTCGCGAAAGAAGTCGGTCAGCCGGTCGTAGTCGGCCCGGACCAGCGCCGGCGGGAGGCGGAAGGAGTGGAGGAGGAAGTCCTCGAGGTAGGGCGGGAGACCGAGCTTGAGCAGAGGCCCAAGCTGGAACAGAACCCACTTGTTGATCAACCCGGGGCCGTCTAGGTCCAGCCTTGAGCCAGCCGGATCTGTTCCGAAGAAGCACCGCACCAGGAAGTCGAATGCTGCTCGGTCATTGGCGGCGCTGAAATCCGCCTTCCCCTCCCTCGCGATCTCCGCCTCCATCGCCTCGAACAGGGACCCAAAGCTTCGGCGGAACTCGGGGACGACGGCGTGGCGGCGGGagccgaggaggaagaagagtaggCGCTTGAGCTGGGCGTGGTTGGGCTCGGCGGGGTCGAGGTAGGGAAGGACGCGGAAGCCGCCGGTGAGCTCGGTGG is from Musa acuminata AAA Group cultivar baxijiao chromosome BXJ3-8, Cavendish_Baxijiao_AAA, whole genome shotgun sequence and encodes:
- the LOC103993991 gene encoding wall-associated receptor kinase-like 14, producing MTYKARHRLPPLGYASFGCSTMTHSSHQTHAVFLFFALSLLCVATGADGCNRTCGSGPAVPYPFGFSAGCPIRLNCSQDGARFLGEFRVRNITTDAVHLDVPPVCDRFIHRATAGLFGANYAMTASNALFLRNCTSKTGSECSISTDIIAKRMKLTSCGPKDDDISCYSSGRTDGFLSDANFTAAATNCRLLYTSVRYGEDASSDQPSLVFGSAEIGWWLNGECRCAANATCKRVDVPVDTQNSSKKGFRCSCHEGFIGDGFAEGERCRRDAASISSIPGGKAGAIVGGAVAGAALALGLALLCYLVRRRGIVSEVEESGTRRLLDETSCTVAVYSHKEVERATGNFSDAYKLGAGAYATVYMGRFSNTGLVAIKRLKHPDTDNIEHVINEIKLVSSVSHPNLVHLLGCCIDSGEHILVYEFMPNGTLSQHLHRERGNGLSWSARVSIATETARAIAYLHTAVHPPIYHRDIKSSNILLDYDLRPKLADFGLSRVGIVESSHISTAPQGTPGYVDPQYHQNFHLSDKSDVYSYGVVLVEMITAMKVVDFRRAASEVNLASLAADKIGKGLVEDIVDLIIKENWNGQTRASVQKVAELAFRCLAFHRDARPSMAEVAEELEKIMMEECRPAQPEGSEEQHDEPQSRRSAAESVVVEKPQAVSPVSVQDQWTSERSSSPCSSSSVASSRNLNRGI
- the LOC135644125 gene encoding allene oxide synthase 1, chloroplastic-like, encoding MASSASLILSSGTPISPSRSRSGAHRRPASIGVSSSASADLPLRKIPGDYGLPFLGPLCDRLAYFYFEGRDQFFRSRIRRYGSTVFRVNVPPGPFVAPDPRVVALLDAASFPVLFDTSLVEKRDLFTGTFMPSTELTGGFRVLPYLDPAEPNHAQLKRLLFFLLGSRRHAVVPEFRRSFGSLFEAMEAEIAREGKADFSAANDRAAFDFLVRCFFGTDPAGSRLDLDGPGLINKWVLFQLGPLLKLGLPPYLEDFLLHSFRLPPALVRADYDRLTDFFRESAGPFLDEAKRFGVSREEALHNVMFATCFNAFSGMKVLFPSLIKWIGRAGARLHGRIAEEVRSAVRGTGNGEVTVRAVEAAMPLTRSVVYEALRVEPPMPLQYGRAKRDMVVASHDGRFEVRAGEVLFGYQPFATRDPRVFERAEEFVADRFVGAEGAALLRHVLWSNGPETEGPTTENKQCAGKDFVVTVARLLVVELFLRYDSFEIEVGASPLGSLVKLTSLKRATF